In Exiguobacterium sibiricum 7-3, a genomic segment contains:
- a CDS encoding restriction endonuclease, with amino-acid sequence MQKQMKRRMMALLFAVTGGVATYFFSSSWEPLILIVSIVGCTLFLILSFLTPSLANRLDRMEGREFEEWLVELFETAGYRVELTPASRDFGADLLIEDAQGYRIAIQAKRYGSVVGLEAVQQVAAAVPFYGMDEGWVVTNSTYTEAAYRLAEPNRVRLIDRNELLEFAHEIGFR; translated from the coding sequence ATGCAAAAACAAATGAAACGAAGAATGATGGCCTTGCTATTTGCGGTGACCGGAGGAGTCGCCACTTATTTTTTTTCGAGTTCTTGGGAACCTTTAATCTTGATTGTGAGTATAGTAGGGTGTACACTCTTTTTAATCCTTTCCTTCCTGACCCCGTCATTAGCAAACCGACTGGACCGGATGGAAGGACGAGAGTTTGAGGAATGGTTGGTCGAGCTTTTTGAAACAGCCGGGTATCGTGTCGAGTTGACACCGGCCTCACGTGATTTCGGAGCAGATTTATTGATTGAAGACGCACAAGGGTATAGGATTGCGATTCAAGCGAAACGATATGGTTCGGTCGTAGGACTCGAAGCTGTTCAACAAGTGGCAGCTGCTGTCCCGTTTTACGGTATGGATGAAGGGTGGGTCGTGACAAACTCGACCTATACGGAAGCCGCGTATCGTTTGGCAGAACCGAATCGGGTTCGGTTGATTGATCGAAACGAATTACTGGAATTTGCTCATGAAATTGGCTTTCGCTAA
- a CDS encoding SDR family oxidoreductase: MNRTYLMTGFPGFLATKLIERLALVPEQIDCFYLLHLKHEHASAVSQKEQFLRTTPLKEEQLILIEGDITKEGLGLPGSIREELAGRVTHLFHLAALYDLATSYDIAFRINVTGTSHVTRLAHTFVHLERYVYFSTAYVSGLRTGTISENELSHRADFKNAYEETKYIAEVRFREEIGTLPYTIIRPGIVVGNSQTGETPKWDGVYFILNALRLLSPFAPLPYAGRANALVNLVPYDYVVNATTYLSHAPAGVRTTYHLTDPFPHGARAIYEMLHVVYYGSYPRGTVPFRLVTSLLTPRIAKRLQMQRQTLDYFVHPARYDTSNALRDLDGTGIICPDLAELVPRLVAYYKTQHSQIGETL, encoded by the coding sequence ATGAACCGAACTTATCTGATGACGGGCTTTCCCGGCTTTTTGGCAACAAAGTTGATTGAACGCCTGGCTCTTGTTCCTGAACAAATTGACTGCTTTTATCTGTTGCATCTTAAACATGAACATGCGAGCGCTGTTTCGCAGAAAGAACAGTTTTTACGGACGACCCCGCTTAAGGAAGAACAGTTGATTTTAATTGAAGGCGACATCACAAAAGAGGGATTGGGTTTGCCCGGCTCCATCCGGGAGGAGCTGGCTGGTCGTGTCACCCATCTCTTCCATCTCGCTGCCCTGTATGACTTAGCCACTTCTTATGACATTGCCTTTCGAATTAACGTCACCGGTACGTCTCATGTGACACGTCTTGCCCATACGTTCGTCCACCTGGAGCGGTATGTCTACTTCAGTACGGCATACGTTTCCGGTCTTCGAACAGGAACAATCTCTGAAAATGAATTATCACATCGGGCGGACTTTAAAAATGCCTATGAAGAAACAAAATACATTGCAGAAGTACGATTCCGTGAAGAAATCGGAACGTTACCCTATACCATCATCCGTCCCGGAATCGTCGTCGGGAATTCACAGACGGGTGAAACACCGAAATGGGATGGCGTCTATTTCATCCTGAATGCTTTACGGTTGTTGAGTCCATTTGCACCGTTACCTTATGCCGGACGAGCGAACGCACTCGTTAATCTCGTTCCGTATGATTATGTCGTCAACGCGACGACCTATCTCAGTCATGCACCTGCAGGGGTTCGGACGACTTATCATCTGACAGACCCCTTCCCGCATGGCGCCCGGGCGATTTACGAAATGCTTCACGTCGTCTATTACGGTTCTTACCCGAGAGGTACTGTTCCCTTCCGTCTGGTCACGTCTCTGCTCACGCCGCGTATCGCCAAACGCTTGCAGATGCAGCGGCAGACGCTTGATTACTTCGTACATCCGGCCCGATATGATACGAGTAACGCCTTGCGTGATTTGGACGGGACCGGTATCATCTGTCCGGATTTGGCGGAACTGGTTCCCCGCCTTGTTGCCTATTACAAAACACAACATTCACAGATAGGAGAAACACTATGA
- the ald gene encoding alanine dehydrogenase, with the protein MIIGVLKEIKNNENRVALTPAGVAALTGQGHTVIVETTAGMGSGFTNEEYTQAGAQIIETAAEVWATAELALKVKEPVASEYQYFRPELTLFTYLHLAAEPELTRALVDSKITAIAYETVEKNRTLPLLTPMSEVAGRMASQIGAQFLEKPHGGMGILLAGVPGVRRGKVTVIGGGVVGTNAAKLAVGLGADVTIIDVSPERLRQLDDIFGNSINTLISNPYTIAEAVAESDLVVGAVLIPGAKAPKLVTAEMVERMKPGSVIVDVAIDQGGIFETVDRISTHDDPTYEKFGVVHYAVANMPGAVPRTSTLALTNATLPYVLELANKGTHRALAENAALEKGLNVAQGFVTYEAVARDLGYTYKSVEDVLHLHA; encoded by the coding sequence ATGATCATCGGAGTATTAAAGGAAATTAAAAACAATGAAAATCGTGTCGCGTTAACGCCTGCTGGGGTAGCGGCTTTAACGGGTCAAGGACATACGGTCATCGTCGAAACAACTGCTGGTATGGGGAGCGGCTTTACAAACGAAGAATACACGCAAGCAGGGGCACAAATCATCGAGACAGCGGCTGAAGTTTGGGCTACTGCCGAGTTGGCATTGAAAGTTAAGGAACCGGTTGCTTCGGAATATCAATACTTCCGTCCGGAACTCACATTGTTCACATACCTTCATCTGGCTGCAGAACCTGAGTTGACACGCGCACTCGTCGATTCAAAAATTACAGCCATCGCATACGAAACGGTCGAAAAAAACCGGACATTACCACTCTTAACACCGATGAGCGAAGTCGCCGGTCGGATGGCGTCACAAATCGGAGCGCAATTCCTCGAAAAACCACACGGCGGTATGGGAATCCTGCTCGCAGGTGTTCCTGGTGTTCGTCGCGGTAAAGTAACGGTCATCGGCGGTGGTGTCGTCGGAACAAACGCAGCGAAACTTGCGGTTGGTCTCGGTGCAGATGTCACAATCATCGACGTCAGTCCGGAGCGTCTCCGTCAACTCGACGATATTTTCGGGAATTCAATCAACACATTGATTTCAAACCCGTATACAATCGCTGAAGCTGTCGCTGAAAGTGATCTGGTTGTCGGTGCTGTCTTGATTCCTGGAGCAAAAGCTCCGAAACTTGTCACGGCTGAAATGGTCGAGCGGATGAAACCCGGTTCTGTCATCGTTGACGTGGCAATTGACCAAGGTGGAATCTTCGAAACAGTCGATCGTATTTCGACACACGATGATCCGACATACGAGAAGTTCGGTGTCGTTCACTACGCTGTCGCCAACATGCCGGGTGCGGTTCCACGCACATCGACACTCGCTTTGACGAATGCGACACTTCCTTATGTATTAGAGCTTGCGAACAAAGGCACGCACCGCGCACTTGCCGAAAACGCCGCTCTTGAAAAAGGTCTGAACGTTGCACAAGGATTCGTCACGTATGAAGCAGTTGCACGCGATCTTGGATACACGTACAAATCGGTGGAAGATGTGCTTCATCTACACGCTTAA
- a CDS encoding diacylglycerol/polyprenol kinase family protein, whose protein sequence is MEWIAAIGTIVIVGIVLALLEWTGKKLQVQPETIRKWIHIAVGHWVFLALAWMEHWYVAITPLLFFTLVNLITLKRGTGRMNQVERVSYGTVYYPIALALLVLFFFEQEPMALVAGSMVLAWGDGLAALVGKRFGKTFYTRGKIRRSFEGSIAMFLASFLVLTVTFLFYEEPAWLAVSYGFLLANIAALIEAVSYRDTDNLLIPLTIGALVAFAL, encoded by the coding sequence ATGGAGTGGATTGCGGCAATCGGAACAATCGTCATCGTTGGAATCGTCTTAGCCCTTCTCGAATGGACGGGAAAGAAATTGCAGGTGCAACCCGAGACGATACGGAAGTGGATTCATATCGCGGTCGGGCACTGGGTATTCTTAGCACTCGCTTGGATGGAGCATTGGTATGTCGCCATCACACCGCTACTATTTTTTACACTGGTCAATTTGATCACTTTAAAGCGAGGAACCGGGCGAATGAATCAGGTGGAACGGGTTTCGTATGGAACGGTGTATTATCCGATCGCCTTGGCCCTGCTGGTTCTGTTCTTTTTCGAACAGGAACCGATGGCGCTTGTCGCAGGAAGCATGGTCCTTGCCTGGGGAGACGGATTAGCGGCCCTCGTCGGAAAACGCTTTGGGAAAACATTCTACACCCGTGGAAAAATCCGTCGTTCATTCGAAGGCAGCATCGCGATGTTTTTAGCATCTTTTCTCGTATTGACAGTGACATTTCTATTTTATGAAGAACCGGCCTGGCTTGCCGTCAGTTACGGTTTTTTACTGGCCAACATTGCGGCCTTGATTGAAGCGGTCTCTTACCGGGATACCGATAATCTGTTGATTCCGCTGACAATCGGAGCCCTTGTCGCATTCGCCCTTTAA
- a CDS encoding sugar nucleotide-binding protein, producing the protein MNVLITGMNGTVAPVLADVFRSHHYDITAWDRSVVSTTDPAVMEAFIDRVQPDLLLHIGMGSAEFAETLARLSFERNIPFLFTSTASVYSDNQKGPHDPAVVPAAMDEYGAYKRTCERLIQAVNPDAYIVRIGWQIGQAAGSNNMIDYLERHAVTGPIPASTQWYPSCAFLEDTAQTLYTIVTTYTPGLYLANGNSSHSFFEIATALNILHGSKWQITEDNRMTRDDRMTDSRVAIRPISERLSFVH; encoded by the coding sequence ATGAACGTTTTAATCACCGGGATGAACGGAACGGTCGCTCCCGTCCTCGCAGACGTCTTCCGTTCCCATCACTACGACATCACCGCCTGGGACCGGTCCGTCGTCTCAACGACTGATCCTGCCGTCATGGAAGCGTTCATCGATCGTGTTCAACCCGACCTGTTGCTGCATATCGGGATGGGTTCGGCTGAATTCGCCGAAACACTTGCACGCCTGTCGTTTGAACGAAACATTCCGTTTCTTTTTACAAGTACGGCTTCCGTCTATTCCGACAATCAAAAAGGACCGCATGATCCTGCAGTCGTGCCGGCAGCAATGGATGAGTACGGGGCTTATAAACGAACGTGCGAACGTCTGATCCAAGCGGTCAATCCCGACGCCTACATCGTCCGGATCGGTTGGCAGATCGGACAGGCAGCCGGCTCCAATAATATGATTGATTATTTGGAACGCCACGCTGTCACAGGTCCGATTCCCGCCAGCACACAGTGGTATCCTTCCTGCGCCTTTTTAGAGGATACGGCACAGACGCTTTATACGATTGTCACGACGTATACACCCGGTCTTTATCTGGCAAACGGGAATTCAAGTCATTCATTTTTTGAAATCGCGACAGCTTTGAACATCCTGCATGGGTCGAAGTGGCAGATTACCGAAGATAACCGGATGACGCGCGATGATCGGATGACCGATTCACGGGTCGCCATCCGACCGATTTCAGAACGCCTATCCTTCGTCCATTAA
- a CDS encoding DUF1836 domain-containing protein, which translates to MYDAQAVQTLSSCLLRLKEGKGIGTLGSEEEADLPKVMTRLKQFDPSKNGLSINEIVHLANALIGEHMSATTIQNWTKREVRDIIGVPHRGKKYSINQAAIIYLLDDLKHLFSLEETRELLTIVFKNPNIDEDDLISPLDFYLVYTQHAETSGPIELTEKRLRRSLERINAYRPETVHVLQLCLYARRISHLTHEAKQRLQHVLQT; encoded by the coding sequence ATGTATGATGCTCAAGCCGTACAAACGTTATCCAGTTGCCTGCTTCGTTTGAAAGAAGGCAAAGGAATCGGAACACTCGGGTCAGAAGAGGAAGCCGATTTGCCGAAAGTAATGACCCGCCTCAAACAGTTTGATCCTTCTAAAAATGGTTTGTCCATTAATGAAATCGTCCACCTTGCCAATGCATTGATCGGGGAGCATATGTCGGCAACGACGATTCAAAATTGGACGAAACGTGAAGTTCGTGACATCATCGGTGTTCCGCACCGTGGTAAGAAGTACTCCATTAACCAGGCTGCCATCATTTACTTACTTGATGATTTAAAGCATCTGTTTTCACTGGAAGAAACACGTGAATTATTGACGATTGTCTTCAAAAATCCGAACATCGATGAAGATGACCTAATCAGTCCCCTTGATTTCTACCTTGTGTATACACAACATGCGGAAACAAGCGGTCCAATTGAATTAACAGAAAAACGTTTGAGACGGTCATTAGAGCGCATCAATGCCTATCGCCCTGAAACCGTCCATGTTCTCCAGCTCTGTCTCTACGCACGCCGTATATCGCACCTGACGCATGAAGCGAAGCAGCGTCTCCAGCATGTCTTACAAACTTAA
- a CDS encoding sulfite exporter TauE/SafE family protein translates to MDFYYFLPLGFFIGIISGFFGIGGGIILTPLLLILGFAPSVAIATSLMLTLGSTVSGTLSHLRLKNVVWRDSLVVGLVGIIGSTIATPIVLRLEEVNGAHLVISVVYIGLLLYFANKFLRPKSSSGAQTGWKNRYLALGFIGLFAGFISSLLGVSGGFIITPLLVGIAGYELKRAVGTSIASALLIVLSGLVNYTVASTDVDLLVGVMLIIGALLGAPIGAKQLAHFDSPFVKKYLGIFYLTVATSVLLEVLHFNTASLIVLIALSLVFLLTLVVYSRKRSVRR, encoded by the coding sequence ATGGACTTTTATTATTTTTTACCGCTCGGCTTTTTCATTGGCATCATCTCTGGTTTCTTTGGAATCGGCGGCGGAATCATTTTGACCCCGTTGTTGTTGATTCTTGGTTTTGCACCGAGTGTCGCCATCGCGACCAGTTTAATGTTAACCCTTGGATCGACCGTATCCGGTACCCTCTCGCACCTCCGCCTGAAAAATGTGGTCTGGCGTGACAGCCTGGTCGTCGGTTTAGTCGGCATCATCGGCTCTACCATCGCGACCCCAATCGTTCTCCGGTTAGAGGAAGTGAACGGCGCCCATCTCGTCATCTCGGTTGTGTATATCGGTTTATTATTATACTTTGCCAATAAGTTTTTACGTCCAAAGTCCTCGTCAGGTGCACAAACCGGTTGGAAAAACCGGTATCTGGCACTTGGTTTCATTGGGCTGTTCGCAGGATTCATCTCGTCGTTGCTTGGTGTCAGCGGTGGTTTCATCATTACACCACTACTCGTCGGTATCGCCGGATATGAATTGAAACGGGCAGTCGGAACGAGTATTGCTTCGGCCCTACTGATCGTCTTGTCCGGCCTCGTCAACTATACGGTCGCAAGTACAGATGTCGATCTCCTCGTCGGGGTCATGCTAATAATCGGAGCATTACTTGGTGCTCCAATCGGTGCGAAACAGTTGGCTCATTTTGACAGTCCTTTCGTCAAAAAATATCTTGGTATTTTTTATCTGACCGTTGCAACAAGCGTCCTTCTTGAAGTCCTTCATTTCAATACGGCTTCACTGATTGTCTTGATTGCCCTCAGTCTTGTTTTCTTACTGACACTCGTCGTCTACAGTCGTAAACGCTCTGTCCGACGCTGA
- a CDS encoding PucR family transcriptional regulator, translating into MLEATYHSLEDLAEAIGVALSAPITIEDRNHRLLAYSTHTADTDPARIATIIGRRVPESVIDQLWKDEVIQNLAAQDEPLIISARTGVGLNDRVAIAIKQDTEILGYIWSIARSTPFSETELSDLKKGALLAQRQLLAIDMQKKRQEEKTEQFFFELLHEDMPESEILKTFSKLHVAPPGISRLMVIRFSEAITPRLADRLRYLLTIQQTVRPLLYAYDETDFILWISTNDQDAQHERLQFDAFIQSFRQMLAERFNYTNFISASSEVFTGVQSIPERYEETGIVLRLKDAFPFELNTVTRYERLGLFQLLPIFSERLRRRTVRLEEIERLRAYDGKHAASLCETLEWFLHYDGNVKQVASHLHVHPNTILYRMRRIEEEAGIRMESLPERALLYLYLKADRYPL; encoded by the coding sequence ATGTTGGAAGCGACGTATCATTCCCTTGAGGATTTAGCGGAAGCGATTGGTGTCGCACTGAGTGCTCCCATTACGATCGAGGACCGGAATCACCGGTTGCTTGCTTATAGTACACACACTGCCGATACGGACCCGGCCCGGATTGCAACGATTATCGGGCGACGCGTTCCTGAATCGGTCATTGATCAACTGTGGAAAGACGAAGTCATTCAGAATCTTGCGGCACAGGATGAACCGTTGATCATTTCAGCCCGTACAGGTGTCGGTTTGAATGACCGTGTCGCGATTGCGATCAAGCAAGATACAGAAATTTTAGGGTACATTTGGTCGATCGCCCGCAGTACGCCTTTTTCAGAAACGGAGTTATCCGACTTAAAAAAGGGAGCTTTGCTGGCCCAACGGCAATTGCTCGCCATCGATATGCAAAAGAAACGCCAAGAAGAAAAAACGGAGCAATTCTTTTTTGAATTACTTCATGAAGATATGCCCGAGTCGGAAATTTTAAAGACCTTCTCTAAACTACACGTTGCTCCACCCGGAATCAGTCGCCTAATGGTGATTCGATTTTCAGAAGCCATCACACCGCGACTTGCTGATCGGTTACGTTATTTGCTGACTATCCAGCAAACCGTCCGACCGCTTTTGTACGCGTACGATGAGACTGATTTTATTTTGTGGATCAGCACAAACGATCAAGATGCCCAACATGAACGCTTACAATTTGATGCCTTCATCCAGTCGTTCCGGCAGATGCTCGCGGAACGGTTTAACTATACAAACTTCATCTCTGCCAGCAGTGAAGTGTTTACCGGCGTCCAGTCGATTCCGGAACGGTATGAAGAAACCGGCATCGTTCTCCGGTTAAAAGATGCTTTTCCGTTTGAATTAAATACCGTCACACGATATGAGCGGCTTGGTTTGTTCCAACTGTTACCGATTTTTTCCGAACGTCTTCGTAGAAGGACCGTTCGTTTAGAAGAGATCGAGCGATTACGCGCCTATGACGGGAAACATGCTGCTTCGTTATGTGAGACGTTGGAGTGGTTCCTTCATTATGATGGAAACGTCAAACAAGTCGCTTCCCACCTGCATGTGCACCCGAATACGATTTTGTATCGGATGCGAAGAATCGAGGAAGAAGCCGGTATCCGGATGGAATCGCTTCCGGAACGCGCCCTTCTTTATCTGTACTTAAAAGCGGACCGTTATCCTTTGTGA
- a CDS encoding tetratricopeptide repeat protein, producing MIHTLHAQSNEITIPFAELDLLSHLTSEFEPKLFQQKIERLHQLDPGHPLPGIAKAYAFFHEQNFSAARRQLEQARAETGDHVRAHLLLGLMSEVENFQHEAERHFLDALSLFPDEPSVHRHLAVHYHEREFFGEAASHALKYLKKIGPGGEGTLMTIDMMQSMPGHDEHVLESLYSLLFEIPEHHHDMVFHAIAANNAEMRYELFHQALDGEPDEATVFRLDSMLSLMVEHSMWAAVYDQTKDRMYRTVFDTICRDLTYRHAGIRSIPLYLTIRSRYFMRRLFHRP from the coding sequence ATGATCCATACGTTACATGCCCAATCAAATGAGATTACGATTCCCTTCGCAGAACTCGATCTGTTGTCTCATTTGACGTCCGAATTCGAACCTAAGCTGTTTCAGCAAAAAATTGAACGCCTGCACCAGTTGGACCCCGGGCACCCTCTTCCCGGGATTGCCAAAGCCTATGCCTTCTTTCACGAACAAAACTTTTCAGCCGCACGCCGGCAACTCGAACAGGCACGTGCCGAAACCGGCGATCATGTCCGGGCTCATCTCCTGCTTGGCTTGATGAGTGAAGTCGAAAATTTTCAACATGAGGCCGAACGGCATTTCCTGGATGCGTTGTCGCTTTTTCCGGATGAGCCGAGTGTGCACCGTCATTTAGCCGTTCATTATCACGAGCGGGAATTTTTCGGCGAGGCCGCGTCACATGCACTCAAGTATCTGAAAAAAATCGGTCCCGGTGGAGAAGGGACCTTGATGACAATCGATATGATGCAGTCGATGCCGGGGCATGATGAACATGTGCTGGAGTCTCTTTACTCATTGCTGTTCGAGATTCCGGAACACCACCACGATATGGTGTTCCATGCGATTGCCGCCAACAATGCGGAAATGCGTTATGAGTTGTTCCATCAGGCACTGGACGGCGAACCGGATGAAGCAACCGTCTTCCGGCTCGATTCCATGCTTTCCCTGATGGTCGAACACAGCATGTGGGCGGCCGTCTACGATCAGACGAAAGACCGGATGTATCGGACCGTTTTTGATACAATCTGCCGTGACTTGACGTATCGGCATGCTGGAATCCGGTCCATTCCGCTCTACCTGACAATCCGGTCCCGGTACTTCATGCGTCGTCTGTTTCACCGTCCGTAA
- a CDS encoding PAS domain-containing sensor histidine kinase — protein MAEHSSPSSSRVIHATLRALEEPVVLVNRLGIIDFANPAFHQQFRLSSADTSLASFFLLEDTIFPISNRIQVVSLPYTLMISPVEQTDFFLVTIKSLDFHQLLASTIDAALLVTDSDFRITDINETAGTMFGVDPAALPQEMTPLSIHDPEEFQLRKQHLEQLNLKNLSDEDILLLHGRDTENEWTYHRTDGSQFYGRLYMTRLQNGGFFLFITDISSQKQVELHLAKSERRFRLIAESVLEAVIFHDDGVILDANRTAEIIFRTRLELMKGHQILDFIQPEFQESVIHRITSHYEEPYEVIGRRADGTSVEIEVFPREITYDKTRMRVAVVRDISEQKKIEKMLEREKNAIMRQRDITQSILQASNEGFLLTGEDGSFAYMNVKARKLLDVPGIAPSKIQERISMIPNLDLATRYAMLQQVEELLAGKHSEISFRFTLQQPDESSHHYFEFYATSIKKERSRFSRHGFLFVFRDRTEEQKMDHVKDELISTVSHELRTPLSSILGFMELLRYRQPTPEKTTRYVEIVHEEAKRLTNLLNDFLDIQRMEGGKQDYVFKPFSLRQLLAETIETFGETAETHTIHATMDDDPIVIFADEDKVKQVIINLLSNAIKYSPTSDQIDVRLEKTTDQAILSVTDYGLGIPSTAFDKLFTKFYRVDNSAVRKIGGTGLGLAICKEIIESHGGAISVESELHQGSTFTIVLELDPRKDFEKK, from the coding sequence ATGGCAGAACATTCATCTCCTTCTTCCAGTAGAGTCATTCATGCAACGTTGCGCGCTCTCGAAGAGCCTGTCGTATTAGTGAATCGACTTGGTATCATCGACTTTGCGAATCCTGCATTTCATCAACAGTTCCGTCTGTCGTCAGCTGATACGTCCCTTGCTTCATTTTTTTTATTAGAAGATACGATTTTCCCGATTTCAAATCGGATTCAGGTCGTTTCTCTTCCTTACACATTGATGATTTCCCCAGTCGAGCAGACCGACTTCTTTTTAGTCACAATCAAGTCCCTTGATTTCCATCAATTATTGGCTTCAACAATTGACGCCGCGCTTCTCGTAACAGATTCTGATTTTCGCATCACAGACATCAACGAGACAGCCGGGACGATGTTCGGCGTCGATCCTGCTGCGCTGCCTCAGGAAATGACACCACTCTCAATACATGATCCGGAAGAATTCCAGCTCCGGAAACAACATCTGGAGCAGTTAAATTTAAAAAACCTGTCCGATGAAGATATCCTCTTGTTACACGGACGGGATACAGAAAATGAATGGACGTATCATCGAACAGACGGTTCTCAGTTTTATGGTCGCTTGTATATGACACGTCTCCAAAATGGTGGTTTCTTCTTATTCATTACGGACATCAGTTCCCAAAAACAAGTCGAACTGCATCTCGCAAAAAGTGAACGCCGGTTCCGTCTGATTGCCGAATCTGTCCTTGAAGCCGTCATCTTTCATGATGACGGCGTCATTCTCGATGCTAACCGGACGGCGGAAATCATTTTCCGGACCCGACTCGAACTGATGAAAGGACATCAGATCCTTGATTTTATTCAACCCGAGTTTCAGGAATCCGTCATTCACCGGATCACGAGTCATTATGAAGAACCATATGAAGTCATCGGACGGCGGGCAGACGGCACTTCTGTCGAAATCGAAGTGTTTCCCCGCGAAATCACATATGACAAAACCCGGATGCGCGTCGCTGTCGTCCGTGATATCAGCGAACAGAAAAAAATCGAAAAAATGTTGGAACGGGAAAAAAATGCCATCATGCGCCAACGCGATATTACACAATCGATCCTCCAAGCTTCCAATGAAGGCTTTTTACTGACGGGGGAAGACGGCAGTTTCGCCTACATGAATGTCAAAGCGCGTAAACTGCTGGATGTGCCGGGCATCGCACCAAGTAAAATCCAGGAGCGAATCAGCATGATTCCGAATCTCGATTTAGCGACACGTTACGCCATGCTGCAACAGGTCGAGGAATTACTGGCAGGGAAACATTCTGAGATTTCCTTCCGCTTCACCTTGCAGCAACCGGACGAATCAAGTCATCATTACTTTGAATTTTATGCGACCTCGATCAAAAAAGAACGCAGCCGCTTTTCTCGTCACGGCTTCTTGTTCGTCTTCCGTGACCGGACGGAAGAACAGAAAATGGATCACGTCAAAGATGAACTGATCAGCACCGTCTCCCATGAATTGCGGACGCCGCTCTCATCCATCCTTGGTTTCATGGAACTGTTGCGTTACCGGCAACCGACACCTGAAAAGACGACCCGATACGTTGAAATCGTCCATGAAGAAGCCAAACGCCTGACTAATCTTCTGAATGATTTTTTAGACATCCAACGAATGGAAGGCGGCAAACAAGACTATGTCTTCAAACCGTTTTCGTTACGTCAACTGTTAGCCGAAACGATTGAAACATTCGGTGAGACGGCAGAGACACATACGATTCACGCCACAATGGATGATGACCCGATCGTTATTTTTGCCGATGAGGACAAGGTCAAACAGGTCATCATCAATCTGTTATCCAATGCCATCAAATATTCGCCCACTTCCGACCAGATTGATGTACGCCTCGAAAAAACAACAGACCAGGCCATCTTGAGCGTGACGGATTACGGGCTCGGCATTCCTTCAACTGCCTTTGATAAATTATTCACGAAATTTTACCGTGTCGACAATTCGGCCGTCCGAAAAATCGGTGGAACCGGTTTAGGGCTCGCCATCTGCAAGGAAATCATCGAATCCCACGGAGGTGCCATCTCTGTCGAATCGGAATTACATCAAGGATCGACGTTCACGATTGTATTGGAGCTTGATCCACGAAAGGATTTTGAGAAGAAATGA